A genome region from Dolichospermum compactum NIES-806 includes the following:
- a CDS encoding P-loop NTPase fold protein — MLFNLERFYQACNPSRPLMIENVDDRMYYIDFTSVRGGKIIEALLRTITKISPNTPTCQLFTGHLGCGKSTELLKLKAELEAHDFHVVYFESTYVLEMVDIDITDILLAIAGLVSKNLEAMKLRVQPSYFTKLFGELVDFLQTPLDLGVEAELSVGIAKITAKTKESPQLRRRLRDYLEPRTENILQSINKELLDRANLELKARGKKGLVVIVDNLDRVAVRPLPSGRSLPEYLFIDRGEQLRKLHCHMVYTIPLALTFSNESAQLQHRLGGGVAPKVLPMIPVRQRCGEINPEGLGLMRQMVLARAFPDMLPGDRLNLVTQLFDNLETLDRLCLISGGHVRDLLGLLFDCLREQDPPFDRKCVELVIQRQRDYRANAIDMEESELILQVLQDQRVRGNVEYDILLRSLFIFEYRDHQGVWFAVNPVLAEMEKFKLCLKDSKQRI, encoded by the coding sequence ATGCTTTTTAATTTAGAAAGATTTTATCAGGCTTGTAATCCTTCGCGTCCTTTGATGATTGAGAATGTAGACGACCGGATGTATTATATTGATTTTACTTCAGTCCGGGGTGGGAAGATCATTGAAGCTCTGCTGCGGACTATTACTAAGATCTCTCCAAATACGCCAACCTGTCAGTTATTTACAGGACATTTGGGCTGTGGAAAATCTACGGAATTATTAAAACTCAAGGCTGAGTTGGAAGCCCATGATTTTCATGTTGTCTATTTTGAGTCTACTTATGTTTTAGAAATGGTAGATATAGATATTACAGATATTCTGTTAGCGATCGCTGGTTTGGTGAGTAAAAACTTGGAAGCGATGAAACTGCGTGTCCAACCTAGTTACTTTACTAAGTTGTTTGGGGAGTTGGTAGATTTTCTGCAAACTCCTTTAGACTTGGGAGTAGAAGCCGAATTATCTGTGGGAATTGCCAAAATTACGGCAAAAACCAAAGAAAGTCCTCAGTTACGCAGACGGTTAAGAGACTATCTAGAACCACGCACAGAAAATATCTTACAATCAATTAATAAAGAACTGTTAGACCGGGCTAATTTAGAGCTAAAAGCCAGGGGGAAGAAGGGATTGGTGGTGATTGTGGATAACTTGGATAGGGTGGCGGTTCGTCCCTTACCTTCTGGGCGATCGCTCCCCGAATACTTATTCATTGATCGAGGAGAACAATTAAGAAAACTACATTGTCACATGGTCTATACAATTCCCTTAGCTCTGACATTTTCCAATGAAAGCGCCCAATTACAACACCGTTTAGGAGGTGGAGTCGCACCGAAAGTATTACCGATGATTCCCGTGCGTCAACGTTGTGGAGAAATTAATCCCGAAGGACTGGGATTGATGCGCCAAATGGTTTTAGCCAGAGCCTTTCCTGATATGTTACCAGGCGATCGCCTAAATTTAGTTACTCAATTATTTGATAATTTAGAAACTCTGGATCGTTTATGTCTGATTAGTGGTGGTCATGTCCGCGACTTATTAGGATTACTATTTGATTGTTTGCGAGAACAAGATCCACCTTTTGATCGCAAATGTGTAGAATTAGTAATTCAAAGACAACGAGATTACCGGGCTAATGCCATTGATATGGAAGAAAGTGAATTAATCTTGCAGGTACTTCAAGATCAACGAGTTAGAGGCAATGTAGAGTATGATATTTTATTACGGAGTTTATTCATATTTGAATATCGTGATCACCAAGGAGTTTGGTTTGCAGTTAACCCAGTTTTAGCAGAAATGGAAAAATTTAAATTATGCTTAAAAGACAGCAAGCAGAGAATATAA
- the tatC gene encoding twin-arginine translocase subunit TatC → MTSSQDVDTIKSPNSDPEPSINPLDELPGEVEMSIFDHLEELRQRIFYSLIVVVVGIIGCFIVVKPLVQLLEIPAHGVKFLQLAPGEFFFVSMKVAAYGGLILTTPFILYQIIQFVLPGLTVRERRLVIPVVLGSSVLFVCGLVFSYIALIPAALQFFINYGADVVEQLWSIDKYFDFVLLLLFTTGLAFQVPVIQILLATLGIVSSKIMLKGWRYVIMAAVVLGAILTPSTDPLTQSLLAGAVLGLYFGGIGLVKLTGK, encoded by the coding sequence ATGACCTCTTCACAAGACGTAGATACAATCAAATCCCCTAACTCAGACCCAGAACCATCTATTAACCCCCTAGATGAATTGCCAGGTGAAGTAGAAATGTCCATTTTTGACCACCTGGAAGAGTTGCGACAAAGAATTTTCTATTCCCTCATAGTAGTGGTAGTGGGTATTATCGGTTGTTTTATCGTAGTTAAACCCCTAGTCCAGCTACTAGAAATCCCCGCTCACGGCGTAAAATTTCTGCAATTAGCCCCTGGAGAATTTTTCTTTGTCTCCATGAAAGTTGCCGCTTATGGTGGTTTAATTCTGACCACACCCTTCATTCTTTATCAAATCATTCAATTTGTACTTCCTGGACTCACCGTGCGCGAACGGCGGTTAGTCATTCCCGTAGTGCTAGGTTCAAGCGTATTATTTGTATGCGGCTTAGTTTTTTCCTACATTGCACTTATACCTGCCGCATTGCAATTCTTCATTAACTATGGTGCTGATGTCGTAGAGCAACTGTGGTCAATTGACAAATATTTTGATTTTGTGCTGTTATTATTATTCACCACAGGACTAGCATTTCAAGTTCCCGTCATTCAAATCTTGCTGGCCACCTTGGGAATTGTTTCCTCAAAAATCATGTTAAAAGGCTGGCGTTATGTAATTATGGCGGCAGTAGTTTTAGGAGCAATACTCACACCTTCTACCGACCCTCTCACCCAAAGTCTTTTAGCAGGTGCAGTCTTAGGACTATACTTTGGTGGGATTGGACTAGTCAAACTCACAGGTAAGTAG
- the pdhA gene encoding pyruvate dehydrogenase (acetyl-transferring) E1 component subunit alpha, with product MAQERTLPTFNTATVQITKEEGLGLYEDMTLGRLFEDKCAEMYYRGKMFGFVHLYNGQEAVCSGIIKGAMRPGEDFVSSTYRDHVHALSAGVPAREVMAELFGKATGCSKGRGGSMHMFSAEHRLLGGYAFVAEGIPVAAGAAFQSKYRREVLGDKTADQVTACFFGDGAANNGQFFETLNMAALWKLPILFVVENNKWAIGMAHERATSQPEIYKKASVFNMVGVEVDGMDVLAVRQVAQEAVARARAGEGPTLIEAMTYRFRGHSLADPDELRSKEEKEFWFARDPIKKLAAYLVEQNLATEAELKDVEKKIQAVIDEAVRFAETSPEPDPSELYRFIFAEDV from the coding sequence ATGGCTCAAGAGCGCACATTACCCACATTTAATACTGCCACAGTCCAAATCACCAAAGAAGAAGGATTGGGCTTATATGAAGACATGACATTAGGTCGTTTATTTGAAGATAAATGTGCCGAAATGTATTATAGAGGAAAAATGTTTGGATTTGTCCACCTGTACAACGGACAAGAAGCAGTTTGTAGCGGCATTATTAAAGGTGCAATGCGCCCCGGTGAAGATTTCGTTTCCAGTACCTACCGTGACCACGTTCATGCTTTGAGCGCCGGAGTCCCCGCCCGCGAAGTCATGGCAGAATTATTTGGTAAAGCCACAGGTTGCAGTAAAGGGCGCGGTGGTTCTATGCATATGTTTTCCGCCGAACACAGATTATTAGGTGGTTATGCCTTCGTAGCCGAAGGTATTCCCGTAGCTGCCGGTGCAGCTTTCCAATCTAAATACCGTCGGGAAGTTCTGGGAGACAAAACCGCCGACCAAGTAACCGCTTGCTTCTTTGGTGACGGCGCTGCTAACAATGGTCAATTTTTTGAAACATTGAATATGGCAGCTTTATGGAAATTGCCGATTCTTTTTGTGGTAGAAAATAATAAGTGGGCGATCGGTATGGCTCACGAACGCGCCACTTCCCAACCAGAAATTTATAAAAAAGCCAGTGTGTTTAACATGGTGGGTGTGGAAGTAGACGGAATGGATGTTTTAGCAGTGCGTCAAGTGGCACAAGAAGCCGTAGCCCGGGCCCGTGCTGGTGAAGGACCAACTTTAATCGAAGCCATGACCTATCGCTTCCGGGGTCATTCCCTGGCTGACCCAGACGAACTCCGCAGCAAGGAAGAAAAGGAATTTTGGTTTGCGCGTGACCCGATTAAAAAGTTAGCTGCTTATTTAGTAGAACAAAATCTAGCTACAGAAGCAGAATTGAAGGATGTGGAAAAGAAAATTCAGGCTGTGATAGACGAAGCAGTGAGATTTGCGGAAACTAGCCCTGAACCAGATCCTAGCGAGTTATATCGCTTTATTTTTGCGGAAGACGTTTAA
- a CDS encoding Rpn family recombination-promoting nuclease/putative transposase: MHTDTIFYQIFLTFHTLLFEILGEPTENAKDYKFTSVEVKEKAFRFDGIFMADSPEKPIYFVEVQFQPKPDFYWELIAEINIYLNQFKPVQDWQGVGLFAKRSLDVGELTAYQQELMNSGRIKRIYLDELPPGSIGMGLIELIVSKETQAPELVKTLLDRTKTEVENDREKQGIIELLETVLLSKFSQLSRQEIEAMFLVSDIKQTRVYQEAKQEGREEGRQNGEMILVIRQLSKRFGKLKDVYVENIKSLNIEQLEKLGEALLDFTDISDLETWLESEIDK; encoded by the coding sequence ATGCACACAGACACGATATTCTACCAAATCTTCCTGACTTTTCACACTCTATTATTTGAAATTCTAGGAGAACCCACAGAAAACGCCAAAGATTATAAATTTACTTCTGTGGAAGTGAAGGAAAAAGCATTTCGGTTTGATGGAATTTTTATGGCAGATAGTCCAGAAAAACCCATCTATTTTGTAGAAGTACAATTTCAACCAAAACCGGATTTTTACTGGGAATTAATCGCCGAAATCAACATTTATCTCAATCAATTTAAACCTGTACAAGATTGGCAAGGGGTAGGGTTATTTGCGAAACGGAGTTTAGATGTAGGAGAATTGACTGCTTATCAACAAGAATTGATGAATAGTGGGAGAATTAAACGAATTTATTTAGATGAATTACCACCGGGTTCAATTGGGATGGGGTTAATTGAGTTAATTGTCAGTAAGGAAACACAAGCACCAGAATTAGTGAAAACCCTTTTGGATAGAACTAAGACAGAAGTTGAGAATGACAGAGAAAAACAAGGTATTATAGAATTGTTGGAGACTGTTTTATTGTCCAAATTTTCACAATTAAGCCGTCAGGAGATAGAAGCAATGTTTTTAGTGAGTGATATTAAGCAAACAAGAGTTTATCAAGAAGCAAAGCAGGAAGGTAGAGAAGAAGGTAGGCAGAATGGTGAGATGATCTTAGTGATACGTCAGTTATCGAAAAGATTTGGAAAGTTAAAAGATGTTTACGTCGAAAACATCAAAAGTCTGAACATAGAACAACTGGAAAAGCTAGGAGAAGCATTGTTGGATTTTACAGATATTAGTGATTTGGAAACATGGTTAGAATCTGAGATAGACAAGTAA
- a CDS encoding aldose epimerase family protein, with translation MFTIDIQEQQYKTYILSDETAGTQIEVVPERGGIITRWLVQGQEIFYMDSERFTHPDLSVRGGNPILFPLCGNLPGNTYSVDGKPYTIKQHGFARELPWTATAQDTQGNASVTVVLSSNEETKAVYPFDFELAFTYELQGNTLVVRQEYKNLSSTPMPFSAGFHPYFLCGDKNQLEVELPSTRYQDNKTKEFHTFDGKFDFNQDEIDFAFGQLTSKSATVTDNSRRLKLTLNYDDFTTWLVFWTVKGKDFYCLEPWSATRNAFNTGENLTVLAPGASCTASFQLTANFF, from the coding sequence ATGTTTACCATTGACATTCAAGAACAACAATACAAAACCTACATCCTGTCTGATGAAACCGCTGGTACACAAATAGAAGTCGTCCCGGAAAGAGGTGGTATCATTACCCGTTGGCTGGTTCAAGGTCAAGAAATCTTCTATATGGACAGCGAACGCTTTACTCATCCTGATTTGAGTGTTAGAGGTGGCAATCCCATTTTGTTTCCTCTTTGCGGTAACTTACCTGGTAATACTTACAGCGTTGACGGAAAACCGTATACTATTAAACAACATGGCTTTGCTCGTGAATTGCCTTGGACAGCAACAGCGCAAGATACTCAAGGTAACGCTAGTGTGACTGTAGTTCTTAGCAGTAATGAGGAAACAAAGGCAGTTTATCCGTTTGATTTTGAATTGGCTTTTACCTACGAACTCCAAGGTAATACCTTAGTAGTGCGTCAGGAATATAAAAATCTCTCATCTACACCCATGCCATTTTCCGCTGGTTTCCACCCTTATTTTCTCTGTGGTGACAAAAATCAGCTAGAAGTGGAACTTCCTTCTACACGATATCAAGATAACAAAACTAAGGAGTTTCACACCTTTGACGGCAAGTTTGATTTTAACCAAGATGAAATTGATTTTGCCTTTGGACAACTCACCAGTAAATCGGCCACAGTCACAGATAATAGCCGCAGGTTGAAGCTAACCCTAAATTACGATGATTTCACTACCTGGCTAGTGTTTTGGACTGTCAAAGGCAAAGATTTCTACTGTCTAGAGCCTTGGAGCGCCACCCGCAATGCTTTCAACACTGGTGAAAACCTGACTGTGTTAGCTCCTGGAGCTAGTTGTACTGCTTCTTTTCAGTTAACGGCAAATTTTTTCTAG
- a CDS encoding YgiT-type zinc finger protein yields the protein MKTQKCPTCQGELETKQIEKMLKGGNNTAVIHVEAEVCSKCGEKLYKPDVVNQFTQIRAKLRNQETEDFQVIGQSFRVSV from the coding sequence ATGAAAACTCAAAAATGTCCCACTTGTCAAGGTGAATTAGAAACTAAGCAAATTGAAAAAATGCTAAAAGGAGGGAATAACACCGCCGTTATTCATGTAGAAGCAGAAGTTTGTTCAAAATGTGGAGAAAAGCTCTATAAACCAGACGTTGTTAATCAATTTACTCAAATTCGTGCCAAACTCAGAAATCAAGAAACCGAAGACTTTCAAGTTATTGGTCAATCTTTCCGCGTTTCTGTTTAA
- a CDS encoding PP2C family protein-serine/threonine phosphatase, which yields MSQFPPHSTDSNSSTTTDVTPVVALKELVSRLHREQNKIQDLLSSLGFALRSFNNLNQFLELIPLMATRVTDAEGSALFLYKPNGQIRLEQLHWQDTQQRKNIRKALETASSQITLLANSGPAAISTGILDDQMHAVLGPDVQIFGTAILVKHTERGWLYVLSRDPEYSWTETRQKLVRLVADQTAVAIDNDELSVELRKKERLDQELEIGAEIQRRLLPRQCPNIPGLSLAARCKPANQVGGDYYDFIPTNQNQLKPKPQTSPESASWGLVIGDVMGKGVPAGLIMTMLRGMLRGEVLHGNSPAGILQNLNRVMYADLENSHRFVTMFYSEYDTHTRILSYSNAAHNPPLWWHAATKTVSRLDTLGMLIGLDANSEYENAQAQLEVGDTVIYYTDGLTDAAAAGGDRFDEDNFVTSVRTACKYCNSPQEIVEYLFDQVEQFIGSDRRNTDDMTLVVMQIV from the coding sequence GTGTCACAATTCCCCCCCCATTCTACTGATAGCAATAGCAGCACTACCACAGATGTCACTCCTGTAGTGGCACTCAAGGAACTTGTGTCCAGGCTGCATCGAGAACAGAATAAAATTCAAGACTTGCTGAGTTCTTTAGGATTTGCCCTCAGAAGCTTTAATAATTTAAATCAGTTTTTGGAACTGATTCCTCTCATGGCTACCAGAGTCACAGATGCAGAAGGTAGTGCACTTTTTCTTTATAAACCCAACGGACAAATTAGATTAGAACAATTACATTGGCAAGATACTCAGCAGAGAAAAAATATTAGAAAAGCCCTAGAAACTGCTAGTAGTCAAATTACGCTTTTAGCTAACTCTGGTCCTGCTGCTATTTCTACAGGGATTCTAGATGACCAAATGCACGCCGTTTTGGGTCCAGATGTGCAAATATTTGGCACAGCTATTTTAGTTAAGCATACAGAACGGGGTTGGCTGTATGTTTTGAGTCGAGATCCTGAATATAGCTGGACAGAAACTAGACAAAAATTAGTGCGGTTAGTAGCAGACCAAACAGCAGTGGCAATTGATAATGATGAACTATCTGTAGAATTAAGAAAAAAAGAACGTTTAGACCAAGAGTTAGAAATTGGTGCAGAAATTCAACGCCGACTTTTACCGCGTCAATGTCCAAATATTCCTGGGTTATCTTTAGCAGCCCGTTGTAAACCGGCTAATCAAGTTGGTGGTGATTACTATGATTTTATTCCCACTAATCAAAACCAGTTAAAACCCAAACCACAAACATCTCCAGAAAGTGCTAGTTGGGGTTTAGTCATTGGGGATGTCATGGGTAAAGGGGTTCCCGCAGGTTTAATTATGACGATGCTGCGAGGAATGTTGCGCGGTGAAGTATTACACGGTAACTCCCCAGCCGGAATTTTACAAAATTTGAATCGGGTTATGTATGCGGACTTGGAAAATTCCCACCGCTTCGTGACGATGTTTTATTCCGAATATGACACGCATACACGGATTTTATCTTATAGTAATGCTGCCCATAATCCGCCTTTGTGGTGGCACGCAGCGACAAAAACTGTAAGTCGCTTAGATACATTGGGGATGTTAATTGGTTTAGATGCCAATAGCGAATATGAAAATGCTCAAGCACAGTTAGAAGTGGGAGATACAGTAATTTATTATACGGATGGTTTGACGGATGCAGCGGCGGCTGGAGGCGATCGCTTTGATGAAGATAATTTTGTTACATCCGTCAGAACAGCCTGTAAGTATTGCAACAGTCCCCAGGAAATTGTCGAATATCTCTTTGACCAAGTTGAACAATTCATTGGTTCTGATAGACGAAATACCGATGATATGACATTAGTTGTCATGCAAATTGTCTGA
- a CDS encoding Uma2 family endonuclease has protein sequence MQVQTRKHIYTPEEYLELEEKALYKSEYRNGEIIPMTGGTTNHNQIALNFASSLLYVIRGKKYRVFIGDVRLWIPEYREYTYPDVIVTDGKPIYAGKNNTTVTNPLLIVEVLSKSTKNYDQGDKFTFYRSIPQFKEYVLVEQNQYQVMHYSKTNEGEWIFREYKSENDIVKLQHLDFEISLVDIYQDVNFEDKE, from the coding sequence ATGCAAGTACAAACTCGCAAACATATTTACACCCCTGAAGAGTATTTAGAACTAGAAGAAAAAGCACTTTATAAAAGCGAATATCGCAATGGAGAAATTATACCTATGACTGGTGGCACGACAAATCATAATCAAATCGCGCTTAATTTTGCATCATCTTTATTATATGTTATTAGAGGAAAAAAATATCGTGTTTTTATTGGAGATGTGCGTTTATGGATTCCTGAATATAGAGAATATACTTATCCTGATGTGATTGTAACTGATGGGAAACCTATTTATGCAGGTAAAAATAATACTACTGTGACTAATCCTTTGTTAATTGTTGAGGTTTTATCTAAATCTACAAAAAATTATGACCAAGGTGATAAATTTACTTTTTATCGTTCTATTCCACAATTTAAAGAATATGTTTTAGTGGAACAAAATCAATATCAAGTAATGCACTATAGCAAAACTAATGAAGGAGAATGGATTTTTCGAGAATATAAATCTGAAAATGATATTGTTAAGTTGCAACATCTTGATTTTGAAATTAGTTTAGTTGACATTTATCAAGATGTTAATTTTGAAGATAAAGAATAA
- a CDS encoding DUF29 family protein — protein sequence MEELLELRELVVSGNLEAALSLIDELEEMSKEDKINKIYSYCVVLLVHLIKQQAEKRTTHAWDVSIRNAIDAIDRINNRRKAGGYYMNKKEIEEILPGAYNRALDNASLEAFGGIYDELTLRNMVDQELIIKQALNFIFN from the coding sequence ATGGAAGAATTACTAGAACTCAGAGAATTAGTGGTTTCTGGCAACCTAGAAGCGGCTCTATCTTTAATTGATGAATTAGAAGAAATGAGTAAAGAAGATAAAATCAATAAAATTTATAGTTATTGTGTAGTGCTTTTAGTCCATTTAATTAAACAACAGGCAGAAAAAAGGACAACTCATGCTTGGGATGTTTCCATTCGCAATGCTATTGACGCAATTGATCGGATCAACAACCGCAGAAAAGCTGGAGGATATTACATGAACAAAAAAGAAATAGAAGAAATTTTACCAGGAGCTTATAATCGAGCTTTAGATAATGCTTCTTTAGAAGCTTTTGGCGGAATTTATGATGAATTAACCTTGAGAAATATGGTAGATCAAGAATTAATTATTAAACAGGCATTAAATTTTATTTTTAATTAA
- a CDS encoding DUF433 domain-containing protein: MQLEDYFEFLDSDDIRIKGHIIGIDDVIDYYLQGYTPEQILEDLPSLDLEKIHATITYYLHNRGEIDAYMLRLARWREQRYQEAAANPSPMIQRLRAIKAQREQERLNLV; encoded by the coding sequence ATGCAGCTAGAAGATTATTTTGAATTTTTAGATTCAGACGATATCCGCATTAAGGGTCATATAATCGGTATTGATGATGTGATTGATTATTACTTACAAGGATACACACCTGAACAAATTCTGGAAGATTTGCCATCGCTAGATTTAGAAAAGATTCACGCTACTATTACCTACTATCTCCATAATCGTGGGGAAATAGATGCTTATATGTTGCGGTTGGCTAGGTGGAGGGAACAGCGTTATCAAGAAGCTGCTGCTAATCCCTCTCCAATGATACAGCGTTTGAGAGCAATCAAAGCGCAACGAGAACAGGAGCGGTTAAATCTTGTATGA
- a CDS encoding DUF5615 family PIN-like protein has translation MKIRFLLDENLSPKLKFAVLRLNPAIDIVRVGDPDAPPLGTLDPELLRYLEVSERLLVTYQKFYEFFLIRMYTIIKLSLVKL, from the coding sequence ATGAAAATCCGTTTCTTGCTCGATGAAAACTTGTCACCAAAGCTAAAGTTTGCTGTTTTGCGTCTTAACCCAGCAATAGATATAGTTCGTGTGGGTGATCCAGATGCTCCCCCTCTAGGAACACTAGATCCAGAACTGCTACGTTATCTGGAAGTATCTGAACGGTTATTGGTGACATACCAAAAGTTTTATGAATTTTTCCTAATACGAATGTATACTATAATAAAGCTCAGTTTAGTTAAACTATAG
- a CDS encoding type II toxin-antitoxin system VapC family toxin produces MITDKVVIDSSVAIKWFIAQDYSLEANKILDAYQSQEITLIAPDLIYAEIGNIVWKIQRFQGLTNQDAEMIIDLFQQIQLKIFPADELLKDAYQFAVNYQRTVYDSLYLALSIRENCKFITADAKLYNAIYPKIQNIQLIKDWI; encoded by the coding sequence ATGATCACAGATAAAGTCGTCATTGATAGTAGTGTAGCCATTAAATGGTTTATTGCTCAAGATTATTCATTAGAGGCAAATAAAATTCTTGATGCTTATCAATCACAAGAAATTACCTTGATTGCTCCAGACTTAATTTATGCAGAAATTGGTAATATTGTTTGGAAAATACAGCGATTTCAAGGTTTAACAAATCAGGACGCTGAGATGATAATTGATTTATTTCAACAAATACAATTAAAAATATTCCCTGCCGATGAATTATTAAAAGATGCCTATCAGTTTGCAGTGAATTATCAAAGAACTGTCTACGATAGTCTTTACCTAGCTTTAAGCATTAGAGAAAACTGTAAATTTATCACTGCTGATGCAAAATTGTACAATGCTATTTATCCAAAAATACAAAATATTCAACTGATCAAAGATTGGATTTAA
- a CDS encoding protein kinase domain-containing protein, which produces MYLVQEFIDGENLLQELEKQGIFSESKIRALLQDLLPILKVVHEYGVIHRDIKPENIMRRRSDGKLILIDFGASKQLQGTVKTGTSIGTFGYAPLEQIEDRKVYPASDLYSLGATCSHLLTGVHPWDLWKKYGYGWVKTWRLHLKQPVSKELDDILDKLLQEEYQQRYQSAQAVLQDLKTSQLTTKTAYQSSSKSSQIPSQQRKPPLQTSPIQTTPKQNSIIPKRRISQPNKSLGIIMWSSIGVFVLGIVFLGTQSAHIPIICKSLDNCAVDEKFSSQYQQAKDMAVTAQKLSESAKNVEELRASQQQLQDAIAQLKTIPTSAKVYDAAQKELSDYQSQLTKIQSRLDKENQALDSINEAKQQAQDAEEQMGKAQTVSEYEAVKEKLQQAIATLNDIPSDTFISERVTNLKESYQSKREEVDAKIREVKPTPTPSPEPTPTSTPTPDPTPTPTPTSERTPSLSDPKWDYSVFNSRKTYSDTEIQYILKSGARYDDSNKQVEWIVDEKITCFRFDETYTFLFCSSLPLNRGLSAVFKDVDGVPIGSQVLFEDGGNNPKRERNITTYRYRYILSIPDSVWSGWSKVSQVIIEKQ; this is translated from the coding sequence CTGTATTTAGTACAAGAATTCATTGACGGTGAAAATTTATTACAAGAATTAGAAAAACAGGGAATATTCTCAGAATCAAAAATCCGCGCTTTGTTACAAGATTTATTACCCATCTTGAAAGTAGTTCACGAGTATGGTGTAATTCATCGAGATATTAAACCAGAAAATATTATGCGTCGTCGTAGTGATGGCAAATTAATATTAATTGATTTTGGTGCATCTAAACAATTACAAGGAACAGTTAAAACAGGGACATCAATTGGTACTTTTGGTTATGCACCTTTAGAACAAATAGAAGATCGTAAAGTATATCCTGCTAGTGATTTATATAGTTTGGGTGCGACTTGTTCTCATTTGCTAACAGGAGTTCATCCTTGGGATCTTTGGAAAAAATATGGATACGGTTGGGTGAAAACTTGGCGACTACATTTAAAACAACCTGTTAGTAAAGAATTAGATGATATTTTAGATAAGTTATTACAAGAGGAATATCAACAGCGTTATCAATCGGCTCAAGCAGTTTTACAAGATTTAAAAACTTCACAATTAACAACTAAAACAGCTTATCAGTCTTCAAGCAAATCTTCTCAAATACCATCTCAGCAACGAAAGCCACCGTTACAAACATCACCTATTCAAACTACCCCAAAGCAAAATTCAATTATTCCAAAGCGGCGTATTTCTCAGCCAAATAAATCACTTGGGATAATCATGTGGAGTTCAATAGGAGTTTTCGTGCTGGGAATAGTTTTTTTAGGAACTCAATCGGCTCATATTCCTATTATTTGTAAATCACTAGATAACTGTGCTGTTGATGAAAAGTTTAGTTCGCAATATCAACAAGCAAAAGATATGGCTGTTACTGCTCAAAAGTTGTCCGAGAGTGCCAAGAATGTGGAAGAATTACGAGCATCTCAACAACAGTTACAAGATGCGATCGCTCAACTAAAAACCATACCAACATCTGCTAAGGTATATGATGCTGCCCAAAAGGAACTTTCAGATTATCAAAGTCAATTAACCAAAATACAGAGTCGTTTAGATAAAGAAAATCAAGCTCTTGACTCCATCAACGAAGCCAAACAACAAGCTCAAGATGCAGAGGAACAGATGGGAAAGGCTCAAACGGTTAGTGAATATGAAGCAGTTAAGGAGAAATTGCAACAGGCGATCGCTACATTAAATGATATTCCATCTGATACTTTTATCTCAGAAAGGGTTACTAATCTTAAAGAAAGCTATCAATCAAAAAGGGAAGAAGTAGATGCTAAAATTCGGGAGGTGAAGCCAACACCAACACCATCACCTGAACCAACACCTACATCAACTCCTACACCTGATCCCACTCCAACACCAACTCCTACTTCTGAACGGACTCCAAGTTTATCAGATCCAAAATGGGACTATAGTGTTTTTAATTCTAGAAAAACTTACAGCGACACAGAAATACAATATATTTTGAAATCAGGAGCTAGATATGATGATTCTAATAAACAGGTAGAGTGGATTGTTGATGAGAAAATCACCTGTTTTCGATTTGATGAAACATACACATTTTTATTCTGTTCTTCTTTACCTTTAAACCGAGGGCTTAGTGCTGTATTTAAGGATGTAGATGGAGTCCCTATTGGTTCTCAGGTTCTTTTTGAAGATGGAGGGAATAATCCAAAGCGAGAAAGAAATATAACTACATATCGCTATAGATATATATTAAGCATTCCCGATTCAGTGTGGTCAGGATGGTCAAAAGTTAGTCAAGTTATTATTGAAAAACAGTAA